In the bacterium genome, CTTCACCTGGATCGAGACTTTGACGCAGCACCACTCCGGACTGTTTCACTGGCGGATCGTGCCGGTGCTGAACCCGGACGGCCTGCTCCAACGGCCGGCCCAGAGGATGAACGCCAACGGGGTGGATCTCAATCGCAACTTCCCGTCCCCGGACTGGCAGCGCCAGGCCCATCAACATTGGGTCGAGAAAACCGCCCGAAATCCGCGCAGGTATCCTGGAAGCTCTTCGCTTTCGGAGCCCGAGAGCCGCTGGCTGGCGTCCGAGATCGAACGCTTTCGACCGGACGTGATCGTCGCCGTCCACGCGCCACTCGAAGTCCTGGACTTCGACGGCCCTCCGGACCCGCCCAGGAGCTTCGGCCCCCTGCGGCTACATCAGCTGGGCACCTACCCCGGTTCTCTAGGCAGATGGGCCGGCGTGCACCTGGGGCTGCCCGTGGTCACCATCGAGTTGCCGAGCGCCGGCATCATGCCGACACCCGCCCAACAGCACCAGATGTGGCTGGACCTGGTGCGCTGGCTGCAAAAACGGCTGCCGGAGCCGTCGCTGGAGCCGACTCCACTGGCCAGATAGAGCGCCGGGCTCGACCGTGGCGATCAAAGGCCTTCTTCGTAGATGATCCGCCAACGGCTGCCGTCGCGGCGCCAGTACTGGTGCTTGCGCCGGCTGGCTCGAAAATTGTCCGACTCGTAGCGCTGCAGGAAGTCCACCAGGGCCAGATCCGGCTCACCGGGATACCGATAGATCCCGACTTCGTCGAGCCCGACGCGAATGTACTTCTTCGATGCGTTGACGCTCCGCTTGTGCCGCGCGAACGCGTCGAGATCCATTCCAGGGGTGCGAAAGTCGGCGGCGTAGTGGCTCAGATAGCGATCGCTGTTGCGGCTCTCCCAGTCTGCGCGCCAGGTCTCTAGGGTCGTTTCGAGCACGTCCCTGGCCGAGCTCACCGTTTCCGGATCGACCCAATTGATGCGGTCGGCGACGATCACCGGCGTCTTCGAAACCTCGACCTGCCGACGCAGCACGCGAAAATCCTGATTGCTCAGGGTCACGCAGCCTCGGCTCGACAGCGGAGGACGACTGTAGTACGCGGACTCGGTGCCATGAATCCATATGCCGCTGCCGGTTCTGCCGTTGAGGCGGTCCCAGGCATTCGGATAGTTGATCGGAAACGCACCGTCCCCGTAGAGGTCGGGGAGGCGCTCTCCGGGAAGGTACGAAGCCACGAGGTAGACGCCGACCGGCGTCTTCTCGTCGCCCTCGAACCGCTTTTCGCCGCCGCCTTTTCCGATCGAGACGTAGAAGTCCTTGGTTCTGACGAAACGGCCTTCCCGTTGCTCGAGCACGTACAGTCGATATGCGGACAGGTCGATGAAGATCGCGGCCGGTGTGCTGGGGGGAATCCTCAGCAGCTGCCTGGGAACCGAGTTCGGTGGCGGCGCCTCCAGATAGCGCAACAGGCGAGCCCGAGCCTCCTGCACGTGCCCGTCGATCAACTCGCTCGGACTGCCGTTGCCGAGGTCGGCGAGCGGTGCGGTATGGGCCGAAAGAAGGTCCGCATAGACGAGCTGGGCGAGGCGGAATTCTGGTTCCTGCTCCACCAGATAGGCGATATTGCGGATAGCATTTTCGATCCTTCCCTGCCGAATATCGAAGAGACCTTGCATCAGGCGCCGCTCCTCGAGAGTTGTCGGATTGCGGTCCGACGTTGACGAGAAACCCGCCGCCCCTGCCACCGTCGCCACGAGCGAACCGATCGCCAGTACGCCGAGGAAGAGCGAACGACCCAGGATCATCATGAAGCGGTTG is a window encoding:
- a CDS encoding L,D-transpeptidase family protein, which encodes MMILGRSLFLGVLAIGSLVATVAGAAGFSSTSDRNPTTLEERRLMQGLFDIRQGRIENAIRNIAYLVEQEPEFRLAQLVYADLLSAHTAPLADLGNGSPSELIDGHVQEARARLLRYLEAPPPNSVPRQLLRIPPSTPAAIFIDLSAYRLYVLEQREGRFVRTKDFYVSIGKGGGEKRFEGDEKTPVGVYLVASYLPGERLPDLYGDGAFPINYPNAWDRLNGRTGSGIWIHGTESAYYSRPPLSSRGCVTLSNQDFRVLRRQVEVSKTPVIVADRINWVDPETVSSARDVLETTLETWRADWESRNSDRYLSHYAADFRTPGMDLDAFARHKRSVNASKKYIRVGLDEVGIYRYPGEPDLALVDFLQRYESDNFRASRRKHQYWRRDGSRWRIIYEEGL
- a CDS encoding murein peptide amidase A, producing FTWIETLTQHHSGLFHWRIVPVLNPDGLLQRPAQRMNANGVDLNRNFPSPDWQRQAHQHWVEKTARNPRRYPGSSSLSEPESRWLASEIERFRPDVIVAVHAPLEVLDFDGPPDPPRSFGPLRLHQLGTYPGSLGRWAGVHLGLPVVTIELPSAGIMPTPAQQHQMWLDLVRWLQKRLPEPSLEPTPLAR